In the genome of Phycisphaerae bacterium, one region contains:
- a CDS encoding sulfatase — protein MPPNILFFIIDDLNDSVGYLGTRPGIQTPNMDALAARGVRFMNAHVNAPLCNASRASFLTGLRPSTTGVYSNADPWRYTLRDRKTMPEYFSAHGYRSLGMGGKLFHYADAASWNEAFECDIGPQPATLPAHGIAGLGYIDWSPLNIGDSQMGNAVAAAHAAQYVSESHSQPFFLAVGFGKPHYPSYLPQSYFDQYPSEDIVLPTINEQDLDDVPPTPGLNGQRGIFNTLRTNNAWDDAVRAYYAGVSFTDTQIGVILDALDNGPHAANTIVVLVSDNGYHLGEKLLWGKYTLWEESCRVPLIIAGPGVSAVNQPCNRAVSLLDLYPTLLELTGLPPYAGLEGASLVPLLADPEAAFDHPAITTLGTTGQTVRTDRWRLIRYANGGTELYDHDVDPHEWTNLAEDPGHAQIRAELLALLPEVAPTTKAPPRTLLVKADATGNGDGTSWGDAMTDVRMALDIANASTWYPPQPVVKEIWVAEGTYTPDIAGGDREKTFRIFRGASLYGGFGGWETSRDQRQPMVHRTILSGDLNGDDGPGQTNRSDNSYHIISAVNAVRDSVIDGFHISGGNADTPPYHARGGGAVMDHASPIFLNCTFADNHAEYGGAFFNNGGNNSVTIPLVINCVFAGNTADIKGGAIYSQSDYLNPINCYFGTFGFTNPNLFNCTIVGNSAPVGGGLSADPFCNSFLYNCILWGNTDANGNSHFAQLVGGYMYTRYTCIQNYVTTPYTGPNNIAGNPHFVDELGPDGLAFNGDEDLRLQSGSACIDAGNNADVPADTMDCDQDLNTSEPIAIDGHGANRFEDDPLTLNVNNAPPPVVDMGAFEYFNPQACPLSGDANRDGAVDGLDIQVLVDCTLNGFSPLADCTCADINQDQITSLVDIDIYIEMILPDPSDP, from the coding sequence ATGCCTCCAAACATACTCTTTTTCATCATAGACGACCTCAACGATTCCGTGGGCTACCTGGGCACACGGCCCGGCATTCAGACGCCCAACATGGACGCGCTCGCGGCACGCGGCGTTCGGTTTATGAACGCCCATGTCAACGCGCCACTCTGCAACGCCTCGCGTGCCAGCTTTTTGACGGGACTCCGCCCGTCGACGACGGGAGTTTATTCCAACGCCGACCCGTGGCGGTACACGTTGCGCGACCGGAAGACGATGCCGGAGTACTTCAGCGCCCACGGTTACCGTTCCCTTGGGATGGGTGGCAAGCTCTTCCATTACGCCGATGCCGCATCCTGGAACGAGGCCTTCGAATGTGACATAGGCCCCCAGCCGGCGACGCTACCCGCCCATGGGATCGCGGGCCTTGGCTATATCGACTGGTCGCCGTTGAATATCGGTGACAGCCAGATGGGCAATGCCGTGGCGGCGGCACATGCGGCGCAGTACGTAAGCGAATCCCATTCACAGCCCTTCTTTCTCGCGGTTGGTTTCGGTAAGCCACACTACCCCTCGTATCTGCCCCAAAGCTACTTCGATCAATACCCTTCGGAAGATATTGTCCTTCCGACCATCAACGAACAAGACCTCGACGATGTGCCGCCCACTCCCGGCCTTAACGGCCAACGCGGCATCTTCAACACGCTTCGCACAAACAACGCGTGGGATGACGCGGTTCGAGCCTATTATGCGGGTGTTTCCTTCACCGATACGCAAATCGGCGTCATACTTGACGCGTTGGATAACGGCCCCCATGCCGCCAACACCATCGTCGTCTTGGTGTCCGACAACGGCTACCACCTCGGTGAAAAGCTGCTCTGGGGAAAGTACACCCTCTGGGAGGAGTCCTGCCGTGTCCCGTTGATTATTGCCGGGCCAGGCGTCAGCGCAGTCAACCAGCCCTGCAACCGCGCAGTCAGCCTGCTCGACCTCTATCCTACGCTTCTCGAACTGACCGGATTGCCACCTTATGCCGGGCTGGAGGGAGCGAGCCTCGTTCCCTTGCTTGCCGATCCTGAGGCCGCCTTCGATCATCCCGCCATCACCACCCTGGGCACAACGGGACAGACGGTCAGGACTGATCGCTGGCGGCTCATTCGTTACGCCAACGGGGGCACTGAACTCTACGACCATGACGTCGATCCGCACGAATGGACGAATCTCGCGGAGGACCCGGGCCATGCGCAAATCAGGGCCGAACTGCTCGCGCTTCTCCCTGAAGTTGCCCCGACGACCAAAGCACCGCCTCGTACTTTGCTTGTCAAGGCGGATGCGACGGGCAACGGCGATGGAACGAGTTGGGGCGACGCCATGACCGATGTACGTATGGCGCTGGATATTGCCAATGCGTCCACATGGTATCCCCCGCAACCGGTCGTCAAGGAAATCTGGGTCGCGGAAGGGACGTACACGCCTGATATCGCCGGCGGTGACCGCGAAAAGACGTTCAGAATTTTCCGGGGCGCTTCCCTTTATGGCGGATTCGGCGGATGGGAAACCTCCCGTGACCAGCGACAACCAATGGTTCACCGGACAATTCTCAGCGGCGATCTGAACGGAGACGACGGGCCCGGCCAGACCAATCGCTCCGACAACAGTTACCACATCATCAGCGCCGTCAATGCGGTGAGAGATTCCGTCATCGACGGCTTCCATATTTCCGGCGGCAACGCCGATACCCCCCCCTATCACGCCCGGGGGGGCGGCGCCGTCATGGATCACGCCTCGCCGATATTTCTCAACTGCACGTTTGCGGACAATCATGCGGAATACGGGGGAGCCTTCTTCAACAACGGCGGCAATAATTCCGTCACCATTCCCCTCGTTATCAACTGCGTCTTTGCCGGCAATACCGCCGACATCAAGGGCGGCGCGATCTACAGCCAATCCGATTACCTCAATCCCATCAACTGCTATTTCGGAACCTTTGGATTTACCAATCCCAATCTGTTCAACTGCACCATTGTCGGGAATTCCGCGCCGGTTGGTGGCGGCCTCAGCGCGGACCCCTTCTGCAACTCGTTTCTCTACAATTGCATCCTTTGGGGCAACACCGACGCGAACGGTAACAGCCATTTCGCGCAGCTCGTCGGCGGTTACATGTACACCCGGTACACCTGCATACAGAATTACGTCACAACTCCCTACACCGGCCCCAACAACATCGCCGGAAACCCGCACTTCGTGGACGAACTTGGTCCCGACGGCCTGGCGTTCAACGGCGACGAAGACCTTCGCTTGCAGTCCGGCTCGGCCTGCATCGATGCCGGAAACAACGCCGACGTGCCTGCGGACACGATGGACTGCGATCAAGACCTCAATACGTCGGAACCGATCGCGATCGATGGCCACGGCGCCAACCGCTTTGAAGACGACCCGCTCACGCTCAACGTCAACAACGCTCCGCCACCGGTCGTCGACATGGGCGCCTTTGAATACTTCAATCCTCAAGCTTGTCCCCTTTCGGGCGACGCCAATCGGGACGGCGCCGTGGACGGCCTCGACATCCAAGTGCTCGTCGATTGCACCCTCAACGGCTTTTCACCATTGGCCGACTGCACTTGTGCGGACATCAACCAAGATCAAATCACGAGCTTGGTGGACATCGATATCTACATCGAGATGATCTTGCCCGATCCTTCCGATCCATAA
- a CDS encoding class I SAM-dependent methyltransferase: MNDPKTSTAAGPFDQLPTREGYNRWAEIYDTEDNPLIVLEEPRVRELLGDVRGLRVADIGCGTGRHALRLAAEGAVVTAVDFSEGMMEKARAKPGADRIRWLHHDIGQPLPLGDGEFDRVLCALVLDHVQDLEAFFRELIRICRPEGVVVISSFHPAMMLRGVQARFVDPTTGRDTRPASFANSISDYVTGAVRAGLTIEHMSEHAVDEAFAARSARAAKYLNWPMLLMMRLHRSPSRDRVVRPPSGTAWEKKDAH, translated from the coding sequence GTGAATGACCCGAAGACATCAACTGCGGCAGGCCCGTTTGACCAGTTACCCACGCGCGAAGGGTATAACCGGTGGGCGGAGATTTATGACACCGAGGACAACCCACTCATCGTGTTGGAGGAACCGCGGGTCAGGGAATTGCTCGGGGATGTGCGGGGGCTTCGCGTTGCGGACATCGGCTGCGGGACGGGACGCCATGCCCTGCGGCTCGCGGCGGAGGGCGCGGTCGTTACGGCAGTGGATTTCTCGGAAGGGATGATGGAGAAGGCCCGGGCCAAGCCGGGGGCGGACAGAATCCGATGGCTGCACCACGATATCGGTCAACCACTGCCGCTAGGCGACGGAGAGTTTGACCGCGTCCTGTGTGCTTTGGTGTTGGATCATGTTCAGGACCTTGAGGCGTTCTTCCGTGAGCTGATCCGGATCTGCCGGCCGGAAGGTGTCGTTGTCATATCAAGTTTTCACCCGGCGATGATGCTTCGCGGCGTGCAGGCGCGTTTCGTTGATCCCACGACCGGGCGCGATACGCGGCCCGCGAGCTTTGCGAATTCGATCTCGGATTACGTCACGGGCGCCGTCCGAGCGGGCTTGACGATCGAGCACATGAGCGAGCACGCCGTGGACGAGGCGTTCGCGGCGCGATCGGCCCGCGCGGCGAAGTATCTGAATTGGCCGATGCTGCTGATGATGCGCCTGCATCGATCACCCTCGCGCGACAGGGTCGTCCGGCCGCCGTCGGGCACAGCCTGGGAAAAAAAAGATGCACATTGA
- a CDS encoding nuclear transport factor 2 family protein, giving the protein MHIDKRILVLGVVFGMGGGCARSGEPGPICAVLDRQVEAWNRGDVEGFMQGYWKSDELEFATPDGTTRGWRATLERYRAKYPTREAMGTLNFERLCVKQTAPDAAEVSGRYRLDRKNDVLTGRFTLQMRRIGGEWVIVRDDTVGDPS; this is encoded by the coding sequence ATGCACATTGACAAGAGAATACTTGTACTCGGAGTCGTCTTCGGGATGGGTGGGGGCTGCGCACGTTCGGGCGAGCCCGGCCCGATCTGTGCCGTTCTCGATCGCCAGGTCGAGGCATGGAATCGCGGAGATGTGGAAGGCTTCATGCAGGGTTATTGGAAGTCCGACGAGCTGGAGTTCGCGACGCCCGATGGGACGACACGCGGCTGGCGGGCGACGTTGGAGCGCTATCGTGCAAAATACCCCACGCGGGAGGCGATGGGGACGCTCAACTTCGAACGGTTGTGCGTCAAACAGACGGCCCCGGACGCCGCAGAGGTCTCAGGCCGATACCGCCTTGACCGAAAGAACGATGTACTGACCGGGCGGTTCACCCTGCAAATGCGGCGGATCGGCGGCGAGTGGGTCATCGTACGCGACGACACCGTAGGTGACCCTTCGTGA
- a CDS encoding S9 family peptidase — MTPMLYLRRGRRPRRLLLLVFAAFSTPPGAAWASDILTPWDVARLRSAATAHISPDGRHVAYTLQVPRDPWAERPDGSAYEDGPPWTELHVLDLDSARSRPFITGEVKIDHVAWTPDGRSISFLAERAGDQQPCLYAIPVDGGEARRILSHPTEISSYSWSPDGKQVAFLAEEETPQTKKDLKDKGFSAEVFEEELLFKRVWIATPDAEKDEPRKLELDGSVTTVHWSPVDGRLAVVIAPTSLIDDQYMKSKVWIVDSADGKVLAKLDNPGKLGSVAWNPTGTHLAMMSAVDMYDPAEGCLMVAPADGGALLNLTPDYTGHVTAVAWQDADYVMFLADEGTQTTFGKVKKDLSERKLILPVGENILTDFTLSKDGLHATFIGNSAKHPPEVFTMKHGEESPHRLTDSNPWLAGYRLAPQEIVKYSSRDGLEIQGVLVRPLDEKAGQRYPLILYVHGGPEAHERNGWMTNYSRPGQVAAARGFAVFYPNYRGSTGMGTGFAKLGQADEAGGEFNDLLDGVDHLTNLGLVDEKRVGVTGGSYGGYAAAWCATAHSERFAASVMFVGISDSISKKGTTDIPNEDFMVHVRQRPWDDLWHYFLERSPVYYVQKARTPILILHGKNDTRVHPSQSLLLYRYLKAVGQTPVRLVWYPGEGHGNRKYGARLDYHLRMMQWMEHYLKGPGGAPPAYEMDYDPPGWMKPAATTLPAKD; from the coding sequence ATGACGCCCATGCTGTACTTGCGACGAGGACGCCGGCCCCGACGATTGCTCTTGCTGGTGTTTGCCGCCTTTTCCACGCCCCCCGGGGCGGCATGGGCAAGCGACATCCTCACCCCCTGGGATGTTGCGCGTCTGCGATCCGCCGCGACGGCGCACATTTCCCCGGACGGCCGCCATGTGGCCTATACCCTTCAGGTACCTCGGGATCCGTGGGCGGAACGACCTGACGGCTCCGCCTATGAAGACGGCCCGCCCTGGACCGAATTGCACGTCCTGGACCTCGACTCCGCGCGATCCCGTCCCTTCATTACCGGCGAAGTGAAAATCGACCACGTCGCCTGGACGCCCGACGGTCGGTCCATTTCCTTCCTCGCCGAACGAGCGGGAGACCAACAACCCTGCCTTTACGCCATCCCCGTTGACGGAGGCGAAGCGCGCCGCATCCTCTCCCACCCGACCGAGATCAGCAGCTACTCGTGGAGCCCGGACGGCAAGCAGGTCGCCTTCCTCGCGGAGGAGGAAACGCCGCAAACAAAAAAAGATCTCAAGGACAAGGGATTCTCCGCGGAGGTCTTCGAAGAGGAGTTGCTATTCAAACGCGTGTGGATCGCTACGCCGGACGCCGAAAAAGACGAGCCGCGAAAACTGGAACTCGACGGTTCCGTAACGACGGTTCATTGGAGCCCCGTGGACGGCAGGCTCGCCGTGGTCATCGCGCCGACATCCCTCATCGACGACCAATACATGAAAAGCAAAGTCTGGATCGTCGATTCCGCCGACGGGAAGGTGCTCGCGAAGTTGGACAACCCCGGCAAGCTTGGCTCGGTCGCATGGAACCCGACCGGCACACATCTGGCGATGATGTCCGCCGTGGACATGTACGATCCGGCGGAAGGTTGCCTGATGGTCGCGCCGGCCGACGGTGGAGCGTTATTGAACTTGACCCCCGACTACACGGGGCATGTCACGGCCGTTGCCTGGCAGGATGCGGACTATGTCATGTTTCTCGCGGACGAGGGGACCCAAACCACATTCGGCAAGGTAAAGAAGGACCTGTCGGAGCGGAAGTTGATCCTGCCCGTGGGCGAGAACATCCTGACGGACTTCACGCTGTCCAAGGACGGCCTCCATGCCACCTTCATCGGTAATTCGGCGAAACATCCGCCGGAGGTCTTCACCATGAAACATGGCGAGGAGTCACCGCACCGCCTGACCGACAGCAATCCCTGGCTGGCGGGTTACCGACTCGCGCCGCAGGAGATTGTGAAATATTCGTCGCGCGATGGCCTGGAGATTCAGGGCGTGCTGGTTCGCCCGCTCGATGAAAAAGCGGGGCAGCGATACCCCTTAATCCTGTACGTCCACGGCGGCCCGGAGGCCCATGAGCGGAACGGCTGGATGACGAATTATTCTCGTCCCGGACAGGTCGCCGCCGCGCGAGGCTTTGCGGTGTTTTACCCCAATTATCGCGGAAGCACCGGCATGGGAACGGGTTTTGCCAAACTCGGCCAGGCGGACGAGGCGGGCGGGGAGTTCAACGACCTCCTCGATGGCGTGGACCACTTAACGAACCTTGGGCTGGTCGACGAGAAGCGCGTGGGGGTCACGGGCGGGTCCTACGGCGGGTATGCGGCAGCTTGGTGCGCGACGGCGCACTCCGAGCGCTTCGCGGCGAGCGTCATGTTCGTCGGGATCAGTGACAGCATTTCCAAGAAGGGAACGACGGATATTCCCAACGAGGATTTCATGGTCCACGTCCGCCAGCGCCCCTGGGACGACTTGTGGCACTACTTTCTCGAGCGCAGCCCCGTTTATTACGTCCAGAAGGCCCGAACGCCGATCCTCATCCTGCACGGCAAGAACGACACCCGCGTACACCCCAGTCAATCGCTGCTGCTTTATCGTTACCTCAAGGCCGTGGGGCAAACCCCGGTGCGATTAGTGTGGTATCCCGGCGAGGGACACGGGAATCGCAAGTACGGCGCGCGGCTGGATTATCATCTGCGCATGATGCAGTGGATGGAACATTATCTGAAAGGCCCCGGCGGCGCGCCTCCCGCCTACGAAATGGACTACGACCCGCCGGGTTGGATGAAGCCCGCCGCCACAACGCTGCCGGCGAAGGATTGA
- a CDS encoding STAS domain-containing protein: MAEPATRLKVSDDRGVSVIEFSDRKILDELCIHEIQEELSGLVDTKSTGNLLLCFKNVEHLSSAALGMLITLKKKVEEKQGKLKLSDINPQIYEVFKITRLNKIFDIHPSIDKARASF, encoded by the coding sequence ATGGCGGAACCGGCAACGCGGCTGAAAGTAAGTGACGATCGGGGAGTCTCGGTCATTGAATTCTCCGACCGAAAGATTCTCGACGAGCTTTGCATCCACGAGATACAGGAAGAGCTGTCGGGTCTGGTGGACACCAAATCAACCGGCAACCTTTTGCTCTGCTTCAAGAATGTCGAGCATCTCTCCAGTGCCGCCCTGGGCATGTTGATCACTCTGAAAAAGAAAGTTGAAGAAAAACAGGGCAAGCTCAAGCTCAGCGACATCAACCCCCAGATCTACGAGGTGTTTAAGATCACCCGGCTGAACAAGATCTTCGACATCCATCCGTCGATCGATAAGGCGAGGGCCAGCTTTTAG
- a CDS encoding ATP-binding protein — translation MTDFKEITVPNDLAAAKHPEELILKEAAACGYGENASFAIKLALEEAMTNAFRHGNKCDPTKHIIVRYCVTNERIEIEVCDEGEGFCPGEVPDPTQPGFIERPHGRGIMLMRAYLDEVEFGSSGNSVRLVKFNK, via the coding sequence TTGACGGATTTCAAGGAAATCACCGTTCCGAACGATCTGGCCGCCGCCAAACATCCGGAGGAGTTGATTCTGAAGGAAGCCGCCGCGTGCGGCTACGGCGAAAACGCGTCCTTCGCGATCAAGCTGGCGCTGGAGGAAGCCATGACCAACGCCTTTCGACATGGCAACAAGTGCGATCCGACCAAGCACATCATCGTGCGTTACTGTGTGACGAATGAGCGGATCGAAATCGAAGTCTGCGACGAAGGCGAAGGGTTCTGCCCCGGCGAAGTCCCCGACCCGACGCAGCCGGGCTTTATCGAGCGGCCCCACGGCCGTGGGATCATGCTGATGAGGGCCTACCTGGACGAAGTCGAATTCGGTAGCTCGGGAAACTCCGTGCGCCTGGTGAAATTCAACAAATGA